From Hymenobacter sediminicola:
GGTCTTTATGTTGAGGTTGGAAAGCACTAAACAGGAAGATGAGAGCCTCGGTACCTAGACCAACAATCAGCATAACGTCAGCACCTTTCCAGTGCTGAATTTTGAATAGTGCCCCGACAATTACGACTGCAGCGCCAATGCCGTAAATCATCGGCATCACCTTATCGAAGAAAAAATTACCGCCTTTAGCTGCCATGTGAGTTGATTGTGAAAGAAGAGTTTGGTGATTGGGTGAAAAGCGAAAAAAGAAACGCGGGTGAAGAGGGAATTATTTTGCGGTAATCGGTTAAGCTATTAGTTCAGGCTGCTGTTGGTACCCATGCCAATCTGAATCATGGCAGTGCGGAAACCGATGAAGGAGCGCGAAGAATCTTGGTATTCGAAGTTGCGCGTTCCGGTTTCGAGGAAGTACGCAATGTCCTTCCAAGATCCGCCACGAACCACCTTGCGGGGCTCGTTGTCATCGGGGTTGGTTGGGTTCATATCCCAAACTACCGGCACAGAAGCTTCCATGTAAGCATCGTCACACCATTCGGCTACGTTGCCCGACATATCATACAGACCAAAGTCGTTAGGGAAGAAGGCTCCTACCGGTGACGTGTAGGCGTAACCATCCGAAGCGTAGTCACCGCGGCCTGGCTTGAAGTTAGCCAGCATGCAGCCCTTCGAGTTACGCAGATAAGGACCGCCCCAAGGATAGGTAGCGAGGTCACGGCCACCACGTGCAGCGTATTCCCACTCAGCCTCGGAGGGCAAGCGGAAATTCGGGGTCGGAGCCAGACCAGCTTCCTCGTTGGCGGCATTTTTGTTTTTGGTGCGCCAGTTGCAGAAATACTTTGCGGCAAACCAGTCTACCCCTACTACCGGATAGTCATCAAAAGCCGGGTGAGTGTAGTAGTACTCCATCAGCGGATCACCCATGTGATACGTGAAGTCACGAACCCACACTGTTGTGTCGGGATACAGTTCCGTCATCACATATTCTTCCCCCAATACATCAATTGAGTCCTGCCGGATGGCATTCATAAATTGACGGTACTCGTTGTTGGTAATTTCTGTCTCGTCCATGTAGAAGCCGGCGATAGTCACCTGCTTGTTCATGTTTACCATAGACGCCGATATATCCTGGTCAGTCTGGCCCATGTGGAACGTTCCACCAGGGCAAGGAACCATACCGTAAGGAACTTCCTGAGGATTGAACTCGGGACGGTCCTCTGCTCCGACTAGGTCGCCTTGCGGTCCTTTGCCAAAACCACAGCCTCCCAAAATCAGAGCCGAAATGGCAACGAGAGGCAATACGAGAAACTTGTTCATGTGAGGAAGAAAAAGACTGTTAAGGCGGCGATATCCGAAGATTACAATTTTGTGAGCTGGCAAATCTAGCGAATCTTACGTTCGTGCGCAAGCCTATCGCTCAATGCCTTTCGTTTGTCTACGAACTAGCGGTATCGCCAGTTAAACGATGAAAGGCAAAGAGTTAGTGTGCGTCAGCTAGAAATCCTTCCTCCACGTAATCAGGGCACCGGGGTGATCCACCTCAGCCAAATAGTCTAGAAGCTATATCGTGGCGTGCGAATAGCAGGTTTTGTAGCCATACCCGGCTTGGGCAGGCGGTAGGATAGCATAATCTCGTGCGAGCTTAGTGCACGCGCATCTTGGTTAAATGCAACAAAGTCGAAGGCATAACCTAAGCGCAAAGCATTATCCTTGGCTAGAGCTAGGCCCGCCATGCCGGTGAACGATTCCTGATAGCGGTAGCCAAGGCCGCCCCAGAATTTGTCGTTGAAAGTAGCTCGCACGTTAGCTTCATACGAGTTGTTTTTGAACGTAAACTTGCCGTCGTCGCCAAACTTACCGGGCATCACCATCTTCACGAGTACCGAAGGTGTAACAACAACGGAAGAAGAAGCCTCAATATTGTAGCCGGCGGTAAAGTAAGAGTGGTTCTCACCGATGTACTTAGCGGTGTTGCTGCTGCTCGTGCTTTCGCTCGTGAAGTTGTATTCAGAGCGAAGCAGGTTGTTTACGCTCAAGCCAGCGTAGAAAGTAGGCGACTCGTACCATACACCCACACCAGCATCAATTTTGCTGTCGGAGCCATCACGGGGTACGCTGGCATCGTCTGGATCGATGGCCCGGTACACTCCCTTTGACAGGTAGTTGTATATACCTTGGACACCTACACCCAGTTTGCCTTCTCCTACTTCAAAGTGCTTGGAATACGAAATTTGGGCGTTCGTCATTTCGAACTGCGCAATTTCGTCGCGGTAGACGTGAAAGCCGATACCGCCACCCAGCACGCGCACCGGCAACGAGCCGGTAATCATGTAGGTTTTGGGTTCACCTCCGTCGTCGAAGCTAGCCTTGTAGTTGAAGTACTGGTAACGACCTATGGCCGTTATCTCGCCCTGGCCTTTAATGCCAGCATAAGCGGGATTGAGATACATGCCGTTGAAGCCGTAGTGGGTGAACTGCGGCTGTTGCTGTGCGAGAGCAGTGCCCGCAACGGTGGTCAGCAAGAGGGTGGAAAGTAAAGTTCCCTTCATAGAAACAACTGATTTTGGGTGCGTTACGAGTGGGGTGGGACAACGTAAGTGGTTTCCAAATGTATGCAAAAAACCCTGTGCAACAAATCCTGCCCAAAAAACAAACGGGGAAGCAGTACTACTGCTTCCCCGTTTGAGACTTTAGGCGCTTTGTTTGCCGCTCTTATTCTTCTCTTTTCCTACGTCAGGGCCATGATGAAGGCGTATATACGCTTCTATGGCGCCGGTCATGGAAGGCGCATTAGGATGCGGAGCCTCAATGTCTAGTTCCAAGCCAGCATCCAACACTGCTTTGGCTGTAGTGGGGCCAAAAGCAGCTATGCGGGTTTCGTTTTGCTCGAAATCAGGGAAGTTGATGAAGAGCGAACTGATACCGGATGGGCTGA
This genomic window contains:
- a CDS encoding SUMF1/EgtB/PvdO family nonheme iron enzyme yields the protein MNKFLVLPLVAISALILGGCGFGKGPQGDLVGAEDRPEFNPQEVPYGMVPCPGGTFHMGQTDQDISASMVNMNKQVTIAGFYMDETEITNNEYRQFMNAIRQDSIDVLGEEYVMTELYPDTTVWVRDFTYHMGDPLMEYYYTHPAFDDYPVVGVDWFAAKYFCNWRTKNKNAANEEAGLAPTPNFRLPSEAEWEYAARGGRDLATYPWGGPYLRNSKGCMLANFKPGRGDYASDGYAYTSPVGAFFPNDFGLYDMSGNVAEWCDDAYMEASVPVVWDMNPTNPDDNEPRKVVRGGSWKDIAYFLETGTRNFEYQDSSRSFIGFRTAMIQIGMGTNSSLN
- a CDS encoding PorP/SprF family type IX secretion system membrane protein translates to MLTTVAGTALAQQQPQFTHYGFNGMYLNPAYAGIKGQGEITAIGRYQYFNYKASFDDGGEPKTYMITGSLPVRVLGGGIGFHVYRDEIAQFEMTNAQISYSKHFEVGEGKLGVGVQGIYNYLSKGVYRAIDPDDASVPRDGSDSKIDAGVGVWYESPTFYAGLSVNNLLRSEYNFTSESTSSSNTAKYIGENHSYFTAGYNIEASSSVVVTPSVLVKMVMPGKFGDDGKFTFKNNSYEANVRATFNDKFWGGLGYRYQESFTGMAGLALAKDNALRLGYAFDFVAFNQDARALSSHEIMLSYRLPKPGMATKPAIRTPRYSF